In Silene latifolia isolate original U9 population chromosome X, ASM4854445v1, whole genome shotgun sequence, the following proteins share a genomic window:
- the LOC141619454 gene encoding uncharacterized protein LOC141619454, translating into MEQNETLDSMSTRFSSIINELKNLGKTFDSEEIARKILRSLSKRWRPKVTIMEECRDLSELSNQELIGALMAHEITLDEDNAEASSSKKMALQAETSEKQDSDPEVETVLFAKNFKNKFFNRKQGKTPNNNTNKTSKKTFESKGSFSNRGCFKCGDTDHMIKDCPTWKKIKDKNQRDKTKKELKHVMMAYCWGDLDIEDDESEEEVANLCLSNVSLDLISDSDNESESFNTEMCLVGDSDSDDEEDVSYLELKKQVKKLSKSSLVKYFEESLDHCHEQSLELKDLKEQILDIAEENQLLKAKAKKLKSKVTATPATTSDTTNVEKATLESKQLKDVEANMIKAKKQHVEEKFILNKRFNDFCENLEKNNSSKDSNVDHSKCEKEIQSFKELLLHARKVHDKWEGSTKVLNFLTEQSDNNMKMGLGHECYSRRDHDKCKSNPSDCDFRRRKYVNLPEYLICNYCGHTRHVQDNCVKYANDNINQDNFVRECDVSSVDESEPKPEHKEIRNNEFRWSYDMAFDYTTKPSRSVKPIVNQNQSPKPRVSHDHRRPRQPYVTTRKIIRQIIVKENNQWYLDSGCSRHMTGNKIFFLSLKPFDGDKVTFGDNKKGKIVALVKEDVDCVPIWIRMYGLNLKFWGPALRKIVGLVETPVRLDIDTQEKNLLMLC; encoded by the exons ATGGAGCAAAATGAAACGCTTGACAGCATGTCCACTCGCTTCTCCAGTATCATCAATGAGTTGAAAAATCTAGGAAAaacttttgactccgaggaaattgctagaaaaatcCTTAGAAGCTTGTCCAAAAGATGGCGTCCTAAGGTAACAATAATGGAGGAATGTAGGGATCTATCTGAACTATCCAATCAAGAGCTAATTGGAGCTCTTATGGCTCATGAAATTACTCTTGATGAGGATAACGCAGAAGCTAGTAGCAGTAAGAAAATGGCCTTACAAGCTGAAACTAGTGAAAAACAAGATTCCGATCCAGAGGTTGAAACAGTGTTATTCGCTAAGAATTTTAAAAACAAATTTTTTAATCGCAAACAAGGAAAAACGCCTAACAATAACACTAATAAAACCTCCAAGAAAACATTTGAGTCAAAAGGATCTTTTTCTAATCgtggttgcttcaagtgtggggaTACTGATCATATGATTAAAGATTGCCCCACctggaagaaaattaaagacaaaaatcaaAGAGACAAAACCAAGAAGGAACTCAAACACGTCATGATGGCGTActgctggggagatctcgacaTAGAGGACGACGAGtcagaagaagaagttgctaatctATGTCTGAGcaatgttagtcttgacctaatttcTGACAGTGACAATGAAAGTGAAAGCTTCAATACTGAGATGTGCCTTGTTGGAGATTCAGATTcagatgatgaagaagatgttagttatcttgaacttaaaaagcAAGTTAAGAAACTCTCTAAGAGTTCTTTAGTTAAGTATTTTGAAGAATCCCTCGATCATTGTCATGAACAAAGCTTAGAGTTAAAAGATCTTAAGGAACAAATCTTAGATATTGCTGAGGAAAATCAACTTTTGAAAGCTAAAGCCAAAaaactcaaatctaaagttacagctactccagctacaacttcagatacgaCAAATGTTGAGAAGGCCACTctagagtctaaa CAATTGAAAGATGTGGAGGCTAACATGATAAAAGCTAAGAAGCAACATGTTGAAGAAAAATTTATCTTGAATAAACGTTTTAATGATTTTTGTGAAAATTTAGAAAAGAATAATTCTTCCAAGGACTCGAATGTAGATCATtcgaaatgtgaaaaagaaattcAGTCCTTTAAAGAATTGCTTCTACATgcacgaaaagttcatgataagtgggaaggaagcacaaaggtCTTAAACTTCCTCACAGAACAGTCTGACAATAACATGAAGATGGGTCTAGGACATGAGTGTTATAgtcgtagagaccatgataaatgcaaatccaATCCGTCTGATTGTgatttcagaaggagaaaatatgtCAATCTTCCAgaatacctgatttgcaattattgtggtcatacaAGACATGTTCAAgataattgtgtcaaatatgctaACGATAATATAAATCAAGATAATTTCGTTAGAGAGTGTGACGTATCTAGTGTCGATGAATCTGAACCAAAACCTGAACATAAGGAAATTAGAAATAATGAGTTCAGATGGTCTTATGACATGGCTTTTGATTACACAACAAAACCTTCAAGATCTGTTAAACCAATTGTGAATCAAAACCAGTCACCAAAACCTAGAGTGTCTCATGACCATAGAAGACCTAGACAACCCTATGTCACGACCAGAAAAATtataagacaa ATcatagtgaaagaaaataatcaatGGTATCTCGATAGTGGATGTTCGAGACACATGACTGGCaacaaaattttttttctttcactaaaGCCCTTTGATGGTGATAAagttacctttggagataacaagaagggcAAGATCGTTGCA TTGGTTAAGGAGGATGTTGACTGTGTCCCAATTTGGATTCGGATGTATGGTTTAAACCTTAAGTTCTGGGGGCCTGCACTTCGGAAAATTGTTGGGCTTGTGGAGACACCTGTTAGGCTTGATATTGATACTCAAGAAAAAAACCTTCTAATGCTTTGCTAG